ATGTCAAATGTGTTTACTATGACCCCTTTTGATTTGGACATACAAGAGGCATAGTTAAAGAAGTAATGATAAACAGGGCCATCCCGGTCAAGCAAAGGTTGAGGCATGTAAGAGGCTTTGATGGGTGGTATTCCAGGAACGTGCAAGAGAGTGTCGTTGAGGTCCTTGAAACTTTTGGTGGTTTGGTTGTGTAGTGTTGGCAAGTGGAGAAGGATTGCGAGAGTAGAGGCACAAGAACTGAAGTAGTAGTAAGTTGGGATGTGGAGGTTATCAAGGCCATCATAGATGTAGACAGAAGAGGTTATAAGAGCAAGGATGGAGGAGGAGAGACACATGGTTTGTAGTGCATCAACAACGAATGAGGCATTGAGGCGCATGTACTCCAAAATCATGGCTAGCTGGTCTTGGGTTTCTTGGTGGGGTGGGATTGATGGAAGGGAGAAGAAAGTGATTGGAAGATTGGTTTTGGAGATATGGTTGATGTATGAGGAAGTGGTGGTGGATGTATCTAAAGGCATGGTTGGAACTAAGATTGTTATGGAGAAGTGGGGATGATGTTGTAGGATTAGCTTTCCTAGTTCTACTAAGGAGACCATGTGGTGGAAGCCAGGAACTGGATGCAACACTATggtttctttcattttattttattttattttttcctttcttctgtGCAAGAGAGGGTTAGCAATTCCTAGAGggcaaaaaaaaggaagaacaagatgagaagaaaaaatggaagaaaagcTTACGGTGATGAGATTTATGGATGCTTCTTCCTAGACGTGCTTCATCATGAGGAAATTGCTATTTGCTATGCTAGGGTGAGTGGAGAAGATAGGGATCGATGTTGGGTTATTTGAAAAGGTTGAGTATGAGATTACTTATTTTAGCTGCAAAAACCATGTCCTTGCAAAGACTCAACTAGAACCCTGCTGAGATGCTCTGTAGACCACACAATCCAAGCAAGTAATAAATGTGAGATAAGAGTAGTATAAAAAGTTGGAGTTAGGAACTCGAAATTGAAAAACTGGTATTACATCACATGCATGTATCACCCTCTCACGTGCGATGGACCCAGCATGGAATATTTTCTCCATCATGGGGGGTTGGAAATTTCATGTAACCTTCCTATTTTACATTGCCCAAAGTAACTAATCTGAttctcagcaaaaaaagaaaaagaaaagtaataatCTGATAAGTTGATTAGGAATTTTAATAAACCTCTATATTAAATTCATTAGTCAATATCATTActtaactaaataataataataataataataataataataataataattttattattaatatatatatacactaattAGCAATAATCCCAAAATTGTATGAAATAAGCCGGGTGTGCATACAATATTCATAACATTTATAGAAGTATATTTATAGGAAAATGTTTAGCAATGTGTATTTCACATCCAATTGTTACACATCGTGATTTGACATCAAATACTTTTTGAACTAAAATAGTAACTTGAAGTCATAATTTCGGTGTAAAAAATGTGTTCCACTGTATGTAACAACCAGATTTTTCACCAGATTTTTCAGTGCAAAAAGTGTGCAAGCACGATTGTATGTAACAACTTGCGTGCATTAGTATTTAGCATTTACTGACTAGTAACAGTTGCTTTTTGTTTAGCTTGTTCTAGTCTAGTCATTACGCAACCCAACCAAAAGATTTCAACCTTATAGCTTTTGAACTTTGAACCCATTGCAAGCTCAGTCCTTACTAGATGGGTTCAAAATATTTACAACCCATTGCATGCTCCTCTCTtaactataaatatataaatataaatataaatatatatatatatatatatatattttatcaggaaacaaatataaatatttaatacaaacaaatattttatcaatataaatatttaatacaaacaaatattttatcaagaaaTGTCATGACAAATTCAATGTAAGCAACACTTTCTAAAGCAGTTATATACACTAAACAATCAACTAGAGAGTGAGGAGACCCTTACCTGACATGAGGATGTGCAAATGTACTGCTTAGattgtatgagagtgagagggggagtgagagaggaagacTACAATGAATGTTGGGCTTGTATGAGAGTTAAGAGAGGAGTAATGTTTTGTTGCTGAATGTGTATGAGAGTTGAGAGAGGTTTTGTGAGAGTTGTATGAGAGTTGTTGAGAGAGGAATCAGTCAAATATTCTCTGAATCTCAAGAGATTGGACCAGACAAAACAAGATGGGACATGACCAAACCTGATGGGAAACAGATATGACCAATTCACATGGAGTTTCtgacaatatttaaaaattgagtttctgAGACTCGATTTCACTTTTAGTAAACCGAGTCTCACAGACTCAAGTTTTAAGGGCATCTACATGGCATCTATGTCCACGTGGCGTCtaagtggaactcgagttccccGTGTACTCCAcgtgaaaattttgtcaattcagaTCGTGAAaaccgagtctcaaagactcaatTTACAGGCCCAAAattgagtctttgagactcaagatgttattaaattaattactttCGGAATCGGACCTACTAACTACATAGTTGGAAAATTAGGGTTAGTTACCCATTTTCGCCCAAATGATACCATGCTAAACGTTTTACTTTCTCCTATTGCCCTCACAACTGAACAGGTAGCATGTTAATGCCTACAAGATAATTTTGCTTTCTGGTTTGTGTAAGAAAGCATCTTCTACAAACTAAAAGTTCTCAAACGATGTCAAAAAAGATCTATCAACAACCTTCTTTACAGAAGCCTCCACTACCTTGCCTAATTTGTTTAAAGTTGCACACTCGAGGTAAAAGCACGagatcatttaaaaaaaaaaaaaaaactctatcttAATTGTATCATGAAAATTTCAGTACTTTTATCCTTCATCTCTCTACAACACCCACCACCACCTCTAGCAAATCagaaatcataataaataaactaGAAATACAAAACTCAGAGAATAACAAATAGAAGAAAGGTCCTCTAGTGTGTAATCACTCGCTAAAGTCTGTGCTTCCACTGCGGGAGCTACTGGTGTTGCGACTGTGTAACGAGAGACCTCTCACATGGCCAGCCAAACCAGAACCATCCACCTTGTTTTCCTGAAAGAATCTCTCCCTCTCCGTGTGTTTTGCAGGTGGAGGAGGAATTGCAACATGTGGAAGATCCCTCTCGGTCTGTTTTGGTGGGGGTGGAATGGCAATAGGTGGAGGCTCCCTCTCAATGTGTCTTGGTGACGGTGAAACTGCTACACGCGGAGGATATGCATTTCCTTCGCATGATGAATCCAAATTTACTGGTCGTATAAGTGGACGGTTTAGCCTTTCTGCTGGAATGGATGTTCCAAGCAAGCCCAAGTGGGGGCGGTCTTCAGACTGCTCTTCATCTTCAGGTCTTACACAAGCTTTTCCTTTTCGTAATCTGTCAAGTTTTGCAATCAAGAAAGAAGAGTTCAAATCAGGAAATTTGAGgacttttctttaaaaattccAGCACTGTCCCTCCcacaaatcaaaggaaaaaggcCAGGTTAGAGCAAAAACAATACACGGATTTTGATAATCGATATCAGAATTCAGAAGCCCATAAAAGCCAGGACAggtactcaaaaaaaaaaaaaaaaaaaaaaaaaaaaaaacccctaagCACAATGTAGGCGGACATACCTTCGGAAAAGCTGTTCAGCCTCCTCTTCGTCCTCTGTTTCTTCATGACTGATGTGATTCGCAGTTGATGTAGACCGATCTGAAATGAGGGCATCATGCCTTGCAAGAACTTTCTGGAGTTGGTCATTTAATTCAATTGCTCGAGAAACCACCTTCTCATCCCTAAGTAAATAAGATGGGAGTCAACTAAAACTACAAGAGATAAGTACATGTAAAACACATGTATGAAAGCACATGATATTTATATACAAATCTGCATGTATATGATGCATTAAACACATTAGTATGTTGCCTGGTGAGCATATATTTTCATGTCCCTAGGATTTGCTAGTCATATCTATGCTTTACTCCAAAAGGACTAGTGATAAATGAAGCTAATAGTTGGACATATATGCAAGATTGACCTAGTATACACTCAATATGGAattcaacacacacacacacacacacaatactCTCACTTTAAATCCatacaatattattttattacaatttccCTACTAAAATCTCTGAAGCcaaataaaatgtaaataaaaagtacttaattaattaaataaaaaaaattgattgatatagaaaataaaatgtaaatgtAAGTTATAATTTATATCTTCATGCTTGgcatcaatttattttttgtgtccAGTGTTGTTGAGACTTAGTAACCATTTCCAACTATCAAAATGAGGGTTTATTAGAAAAACCCTTGAAATATTAATGCATTATAGCATTGTAGAAGGATTAAAAACAGCCAAAAAATTATTGGGCACATAGGTTAGAGGATGTTGCAATAACAGTGATACCATGACATTTTATAggagaatttttatttcttgacCAGATTAGGagttggaaaatattttttataaagaaattttgAGAATggattaatattaaaaaaaaaggttttggggATCTTCCCCCCCGGGCAGCTCTGCCCATGATATAATACCCTCTGTCATGACCTAGAGGTGCACCTAGTACATACTGATGTAAGACTGTAAACTAGGAATCAAAAGCTAGGAATTTTAGAGGTCTTAATAGTAAGTGAAACAAAAGCTAGGAATCAATGCCTAGGGTTGGCTAGAATCAGTAACAAGCCATTGGGAAATTTCATTAATCAAGCGAACTGTAAACTGTCTCATTAGAGTACAATAGTGTGCTTATATAGATTACCTACTATGACTTAATCCTAGATCTAATTGATTTAGGAAAGGCTAATTATTGACTTACAAAAATACTTGActctagaaaattttaaataaaatactaataacctAAGTATTTAATAAGAACTCTAAAATTAAATCTAATGgaacaataaaaaagaacaattgactcataaaatgaaataaaactggattaaaataaatttgtcttCACGTTTCCCACATCACCGACATATATTGATGCAACTTCAATTTGACTAGGTCTGTTGACACTGTAAAACCACCTCCTAGTTGACATAATATTTTACACAGGCATAGCTTATATTGAGGACACCTGCTAAGTTTATTTTGAGAACAATGGCCATGTCAAGGAGGAAAGTATGCAGGGTAATCAACGTCAGTCATTGGAACTTGCTATAAAACTGAACCATGGTAACCACCATGAACAACATAGTTAGATTGGATTGTCCCACATCAGCAGTTGACCTAAACTTGGCTAATAGAACCTTTATGATGGTTATATCAATATTTGCATGAGATGCACATATACATACTTTTGAATATAATGATTTCTTGCTTTGTCAAAGAGCTTAATCAAAGGATTCTCACCTtatggttaaaataaaattcagaaaGGACTGTGTGCACAATAGCTACAGGGAATAAGCAAAATGGCTATTGATTACTTAATGGCAAGATGAACCCAGAAAGCCTTACCGAGAAGTCATCACAAGATGCATAACTCTCTGCTTTTGGAACGAACACTGTTCCACAAGATCAAGTGTAAATTCATCCTTTGCCACCTGAAAAAACAATATCATAACAGTCAACATGAGATGCAAAATTTATGATTTCATAGATATATTTCAAGACAACACATTGATCAAACTAACTAACCTGCAATTCAAATATATGCTGATTATTGATTCAATTGAATATGAGGTTCACAAAGTGAAATACAATTCAAATATGTCATAGTCATTTGCCTCAACTTAATATAAGGTACACATACTGATGTGCATATTTGGCAAGCGACCTCAAAACCAACAGTACCTTTATACATAATCaaccccaaaaataaaactacaTGAAAAATTTGAATGAAACAAGAAAAGTTCAACACAAGGTTTcagaaactttttaaaataataatatattcaaacCAAGAAATTAGCAAATGATGCCAGAGTTTTAACTAGCACGAAAAGTTGTGAGGCTCA
The Quercus lobata isolate SW786 chromosome 10, ValleyOak3.0 Primary Assembly, whole genome shotgun sequence DNA segment above includes these coding regions:
- the LOC115963948 gene encoding TOM1-like protein 5 isoform X2: MAAELVSSATSEKLAETDWTKNIQICELVAHDQRQAKDVIKAIKKRLGSKHPNTQLYAVMLLEMLMNNIGEHIHKQSDLPVRERIFLLLDATQTSLGGASGKFTQYYDAYYDLVNAGVQFPQRPHAVQSSHPTSQENKNDLPNGELASSRNEGVALQAEPQIVPESSIIQKASNALEVLTEVLDAVDTQHPEVAKDEFTLDLVEQCSFQKQRVMHLVMTSRDEKVVSRAIELNDQLQKVLARHDALISDRSTSTANHISHEETEDEEEAEQLFRRLRKGKACVRPEDEEQSEDRPHLGLLGTSIPAERLNRPLIRPVNLDSSCEGNAYPPRVAVSPSPRHIEREPPPIAIPPPPKQTERDLPHVAIPPPPAKHTERERFFQENKVDGSGLAGHVRGLSLHSRNTSSSRSGSTDFSE
- the LOC115963948 gene encoding TOM1-like protein 5 isoform X1, with the translated sequence MAAELVSSATSEKLAETDWTKNIQICELVAHDQRQAKDVIKAIKKRLGSKHPNTQLYAVMLLEMLMNNIGEHIHKQVIDTGILPILVKIVKKKSDLPVRERIFLLLDATQTSLGGASGKFTQYYDAYYDLVNAGVQFPQRPHAVQSSHPTSQENKNDLPNGELASSRNEGVALQAEPQIVPESSIIQKASNALEVLTEVLDAVDTQHPEVAKDEFTLDLVEQCSFQKQRVMHLVMTSRDEKVVSRAIELNDQLQKVLARHDALISDRSTSTANHISHEETEDEEEAEQLFRRLRKGKACVRPEDEEQSEDRPHLGLLGTSIPAERLNRPLIRPVNLDSSCEGNAYPPRVAVSPSPRHIEREPPPIAIPPPPKQTERDLPHVAIPPPPAKHTERERFFQENKVDGSGLAGHVRGLSLHSRNTSSSRSGSTDFSE